The Urbifossiella limnaea nucleotide sequence GCCGGACGGCAAGATCGTCGTCGTCGGCTCCACCGACGTGGGCGGGTCGATCGACTTCGCCGTGATCCGCGTCCTGGCCGACGGCACCGGCCTCGACGCCACGTTCAGCGGCGACGGGAAGCTCGGCATCCCGTTCGACCTCGGCGGGGCGAACGCCGACCGGGCCACCGGCGTCGCGCTTCAATCCGACGGCAAGATCGTGGTCGTCGGCTCCGTGCAGGTGAGCGCGACCGACTTCGACTTCGGCGTCGTCCGGCTCGGCGCCGACGGCACGCCGGACGCCGCGTTCGACGGCGACGGCCGCCGCACGGTGGCGTTCAACCTCGGCGGCGACAACGACGACCGCGCCACGGGTGTGGCCGTGGCCGGCGACGGGAGCATCGTCGTCGGCGGGTACGCGGAGGTGGCCGCGAACGTCCACGACTTCGCCGTCGCGCGACTGTCCAGGGCCGCGGGCGCGCTCGACGCCGCGTTCGACGGCGACGGCCGGGCAACGGTGGACTTCGGAGGGGACGACTCTGCGGCCGCGGTGGCGGTGCGGGCCGACGGCCGGGTGGTGCTGGCCGGGGCCGTGGTCGGCGGCGGGGCGACGGACGCCGGTGTGGCCCAACTGACGGCCGCCGGTGCGGCCGACGCCACGTTCGGCACCTCCGGGCGGTTGGAGTTCGTCTTCAGCACCGCGAACAGCGCCAACCCGGCGACCGGCGTCGCCCTCGATTCCCGCGGGCGGGTCGTCGTCGTCGGCCGCACCGCGGCAACGCTCGCCGGCCCGGGGAACTTCGGCGTCGCCCGCGTGCTCGCCGACGGGTCCGCACTCGACCCGTCGTTCGGCACGGCCGGTCACGTCGAGGTCGAGGTCGGCGGCGACGACGGCGCCACCGGCGTGGTGCTGGACGCGAACGGCCGCGTCGTCGTCGCCGGCAGCACGTCGGTGGACGGCAACATCGCCGTCGCCCGGCTCATCGGGTCGGTCGAGAAGGGCGAGCGCGTCGGCGTGGGCGGCCCGACCACCGGCGCCGCCGCGGTGTACGCGCCGGACGCGGCCGGCGCCTTGCCGAACACTGCGACGGCAACCCTGGCGGCGTTCGGCACCACGACGGCCAACGTCCGCACCGCGGTCGGCGACTACGACGGCGACGGCACCGACGACACGATGCTGGTGACCGGGCCGGGCGTGCCGATCCGCGTCGCGGTGGTGAGCGGCAAGGACGACACGACGCTGTTGGCCGCGCCGTTCGCCCCGTACACGGAGGAATTCAGCGGCGGCGGGTTCGTCGCGGCCGGCGACTTCGACCTCGACGGCAAGGCGGAACTGGTGCTGACGCCGGACCAGGGCGGCGGCCCGCGCGTGGTTCTGTACGGCCGCACGACCGCCGGCGCGACGGTGGTGAAGGCCAGCTTCCTGGGCATCGACGACGCCAACTTCCGCGGCGGCGCCCGCGCCGCGGTCGCCGACGTGGACGGCGACGGCCGGCCGGACCTGGCGGTGGCGGCCGGCTTCGGCGGCGGCCCGCGCGTGGCCGTGTTCGCCGGCCGAACGATTCTCGCCACGCCGACGCGGTTCGTGAACGACTTCTTCGCCTTCCCCGGCGACGACGCCGTGAACCTGCGCAACGGCGCGTTCGTGGCCGCGGGCGACGTGACCGGCGACGGGTTCGCCGACCTCGTGTTCGGCGGCGGCCCCGGCGGCGCCCCGCGCGTGTTCATCCTGAGCGGGCAACTGATCGCCAGCGGGAACGTGGCCGGGGCGCAGGCGGCGCCGGTCGCCAACTTCTTCGTGGCGAACAACGCCACCGACCGCGGCGGGGTGCGAGTGGCCGTCGCCGACCTGGACGGCGACAGCAAGGCGGACGTGGTGGCCGGTAGCGGCGAGGGGAGTCCGGCAAAGGTCCGGGCGTACCTCGGCAAGAACGTCACGTCGTCGGTTGAGCCGGCCGCGTTCCAGGACCTGTCGCTGTTCGGCGGCGGGGCGCTTGCCGGCGGCGTCTTCGTGGGGTAGCCGCACCCACCTCGCCCGTTTTCACCCGTCCGCGGCACAGTCCGGGCGGCGCGGCGGTCCGCGGGGGCTGGGCAACTTCGCCCGCCCCGGCGGCGGCAGCGCCGCCGACTTTTCCGTTTATTCCGCCGCCCCGCACGACCGATACGACCGGCACCGATTGCCGCGCCGCGCGCGGCGTACCGCCCGTGAGGTCGCCATGTCCACACCCGCCGCCCGCGCCCGGCTCGCCCTCGACCGGCTCGACGAACGAGTCGTCCCCAGCACGGTCACCAGTACCACCACCGCCCGCCCGCTCGACTTCGCCGCCGTCGGCACGCTCACCACCACCGACCCCGTCGACGGCGGCACGCCCACCACCACCGACAACAAGGTCACCCTCACGGGCCACATCGACTACACCAGCAACACCGCCGGCACCATCGGCACCGTGGTCGTGGCCGGCAGCGGCAGCGGCGACGGGCTGGTCGTCACCGCCCCCGGCGGCTCCACGCCGAACGACACCAGCGTCAGCTTCGCGCAGATCATTCAGGCCCAGCTCGGGTTCGAGGACGCCGGCGGCGTGATCGACGTCACCAGCCCGCTCACCGGCGGGGCCGCGTACTTCACCCCCAGCAGCGGCAGCGGCAACCGCCCGATCGGCCCGCTCGACGGCGCCGGCTCGTTCGACGTGTCCGACCTGTCGCTCGGCGCCACGTTCACCGGCGCCGCGGGCAGCACCGCCGACCTGTCCGTCGTCCTCACCGACGCCAACCCCGCCGCCACGGACCTGGCGTTCGTGTCGTCCGCGGCGGCGCGGGCGGCCGACGGCTCGGTCGGCGCCGACTTCACCGTCGGCGTCACCGGGAAGGTGATGAGCGCGGCGTCGCACACGGCCGCGGCCGCGCGGGTGACGGCGGTGTGGAGCGACGGCGCCGGCCGCACCCAGGCCGCCGACCTGGACGTGCCGCTGTACTGGAACACCGGCCAGCTCGTGGTGAGCGCCCGCGGCCTGACGGCCCCGACGTGGGCGACGCAGCTGAGCGTCCGCCTCGACGCCGCCGGCACCGTGCCCGAGGCGGACGAGACGAACAACTCCTGGACGGTGGACCTGGCGAGCCTGTCGGACACGCCGCTGCCGCCGCCGACCACCGACCCGACGAGCCCGCCGGCGTCGCCGCCCCCGCCGGCGTCGCCGCCCCCGCCGCCGGTCACGATGCCGGGCGGGGCGGCCACGAAGCCGGCCGGGTACAGCGTCACGCCGGGCGTCAACCAGTCCACGCTGGAGTGGCGCGACACCTACGGCAAGGTGCTCCGCTCGACCGTCGCCTTCGCCGGGTTCGACGGCGAAGTGTCGGTCGCGGTCGGCGACGTGAACGGCGACGGCGTGCTCGACGCGGCGCTCGCGGCCGGGAAGGGCGGCGGCCCGCGGGTGCGGGTGCTCGACGGCGCCACCGGGGCCGAGCTGTCCAACCTGTTCGCCTACGAGGAGGAGTTCCGGGGCGGCGTCAACGTCGCCGTCGGCGACCTGGACGGCGACGGCCTGGACGAGCTGATCGTCGGCTCGGGCGAGGGCGGCGGCCCGCGGGTGCGGGTGTTCGACGGCGTCGGCGGGTCGATGCGGTACGAGTTCATGGCGTACGAGGAGTCGGCCCGCGGCGGGGTGACGGTGGCGGCCGCCGACCTGGACGGCGACGGCACGGCCGAGGTGCTGACCGGCGCGGGCGTCGGCGGCGGCCCGGTGATCGCCGTCTTCGCGGGGCCGACCGGCGCGGAGTTGCAGCGGGTGCTGGCCGGCGCCGAGGACGACCGTGGCGGCGCCGACGTGCGGGCCGTGAAGGACGCGCAGCTCGGCTACTTCCTCGTGACGGCCGAGTCGGACGAGACGGGGTCGCTGAAGCGCTTCCGCCAGCAGTTGACGATCGGCGAGGGCTTCCTGGTGTCGCTCGACGACCCGGAGGTCTTCCCCGGCGAGTTGGTTAGCGACATCGTGTGAGTGAGCGTCGTTTCACCCGGCGAGCGGCCCGCGTCAGCGGGCTGTTAACTGTGGCGCCGAGAGGCCCCAGGAAACAGCCCGCTGACGCGGGCCGCTCGCCTCGCTTCCCGAATTCGTGTAATCCCTTCCCCGCCGCCGGCGACTGACGGGCACCATGACCGACTGGCCCGCCGTCGTCGGCGAGTACGGCCCGCTCGTGTGGCGGACCGCGTACCGCCTCACCGGCAACCCCGCCGACGCCGCCGACTGCTACCAGCAGGCGTTCCTCGCCGCCGTCCGGCTCGCCGCCGCCGGCCCGGTCCGCCACTGGGGCGGCGCCCTCCGCCGGCTCGCCACCGCCCGCGCCCTCGACCTGCTGCGGGCGCGCCACCGGGCGCGCGCCGCGGAGTTCACCGACGCCCCCGACCCGCGGCCCGCCGACCCGCTCGGCGACCTCGCCGCCGGCGAGCTCGCGGCGCACCTCCGCGCCGCGCTCGCCGCCCTCGACCCGCTGCCGGCCGAACTGTTCTGCCTCGTCGCACTCGACGGCCTGACCAACGCCGAGGCCGCGGCCGCGCTCGGCATCACCGCCAACCACGCCGGGGTGCTCTTGCACCGCACCCGGGCCACGCTCCGCACCCGGCTCCGCGCCTTCGACCCCGCGGGAGAACCGCCATGACCGACCCGCTCGACCGCGCCGCCGCCGAAGTCCGCGACACGCCCGTGCCCCCCGTCCCGTCGGACCTTGCCGCCGCGACCGTCGCGGCGCTGGCGGCGGCCGAAGGTACACTCGCCACCCGGAGACGCCGAATGAAGCTGCTTCGCACCGTCGGGGCCACCGCCGCCCTGGCCGCCGCCGTCACCCTGGTCGTCGTGTTGGGTAGCGGCTCGCCGGCGTCCGCGCTCGAGGCCGCGCTCGACAAGGCGAGGAACGCCCGGTCGGTGAAGTTCGTCAGCGTGCTGCACGTGAAGCACCCGGAGATGACGCCGCAGACGACGACCGTGTACTGGCAGGGCGCGAAGGTGCGGTTCGAGCAGGGCGACCACGTCCGCGTGGCGGACTACGCGGCGAACTGCGGCGTGTTCCTGTACCCGGCCGTGAAGTACGCCTGGCGGCTCAAGAACGTGGCGAAGATGGAGCCGCCGCTCGCGCAGTACGAGCGGTTCGTGGCGAGCCGCGGGGCGAAGGACGGCACCGACGACGTCCGCGGCGTGAAGGCCGACCGCTACCGGCTGAAGGTGGACCGCAAGGACGACCCGCAGGACGTGCGGCTGTGGGTGGACCCGCGGACCGGCTGGCCGGTGAAGCTGGAGGCGACGGGGACAGTGCAGATGCCGGACGGCACGGGGAAGGACACGCCGGCGCCGTACACCCTGACGGACGACCGGTACGAGTGGGACGCGCCGCTGGACGCGAAGCTGTTCGAGGTGGAGGTGCCGGCCGGCTGGGAGGCCGGCGACGTACCCCCGGAACTGCGGCCGCGGAAGGAGTGAAAGCGTAGCCGGCTTCCGACCGGTCGTTGCGTTAGCCGGCCTGTTGGAAGTCAGCCGGGCCTCACGCCCCCTCCACCAGCCGCGCCGCCTGGCGGGCGGCGTCGCGGAGCGGGTCGGGGCCGTGCCGCGACGCGGCGGTCAGCTCCGGCAGCGCCGCCGCGGCCGCCGCGCCCATCTTCCCCAGCGCCTGCGCCGCGTACACCCGACACGTGTCGTCCGCCGTCGCCTCCGTCGCGGCCGCCGGGGCCGTCGGCGTCACCGCGCCGCTCCCGGC carries:
- a CDS encoding FG-GAP-like repeat-containing protein; amino-acid sequence: MTFSVLRPELLEAREVPALVGGLDPSFGTAGVATASFGGTDTAAAVAVQPDGKVVVVGTTSVNNDFAVARFNPDGTPDTTFAGTGRARFSSGGPGIPGGVDTATAVAVQPDGKIVVVGSTDVGGSIDFAVIRVLADGTGLDATFSGDGKLGIPFDLGGANADRATGVALQSDGKIVVVGSVQVSATDFDFGVVRLGADGTPDAAFDGDGRRTVAFNLGGDNDDRATGVAVAGDGSIVVGGYAEVAANVHDFAVARLSRAAGALDAAFDGDGRATVDFGGDDSAAAVAVRADGRVVLAGAVVGGGATDAGVAQLTAAGAADATFGTSGRLEFVFSTANSANPATGVALDSRGRVVVVGRTAATLAGPGNFGVARVLADGSALDPSFGTAGHVEVEVGGDDGATGVVLDANGRVVVAGSTSVDGNIAVARLIGSVEKGERVGVGGPTTGAAAVYAPDAAGALPNTATATLAAFGTTTANVRTAVGDYDGDGTDDTMLVTGPGVPIRVAVVSGKDDTTLLAAPFAPYTEEFSGGGFVAAGDFDLDGKAELVLTPDQGGGPRVVLYGRTTAGATVVKASFLGIDDANFRGGARAAVADVDGDGRPDLAVAAGFGGGPRVAVFAGRTILATPTRFVNDFFAFPGDDAVNLRNGAFVAAGDVTGDGFADLVFGGGPGGAPRVFILSGQLIASGNVAGAQAAPVANFFVANNATDRGGVRVAVADLDGDSKADVVAGSGEGSPAKVRAYLGKNVTSSVEPAAFQDLSLFGGGALAGGVFVG
- a CDS encoding FG-GAP repeat domain-containing protein; its protein translation is MSTPAARARLALDRLDERVVPSTVTSTTTARPLDFAAVGTLTTTDPVDGGTPTTTDNKVTLTGHIDYTSNTAGTIGTVVVAGSGSGDGLVVTAPGGSTPNDTSVSFAQIIQAQLGFEDAGGVIDVTSPLTGGAAYFTPSSGSGNRPIGPLDGAGSFDVSDLSLGATFTGAAGSTADLSVVLTDANPAATDLAFVSSAAARAADGSVGADFTVGVTGKVMSAASHTAAAARVTAVWSDGAGRTQAADLDVPLYWNTGQLVVSARGLTAPTWATQLSVRLDAAGTVPEADETNNSWTVDLASLSDTPLPPPTTDPTSPPASPPPPASPPPPPVTMPGGAATKPAGYSVTPGVNQSTLEWRDTYGKVLRSTVAFAGFDGEVSVAVGDVNGDGVLDAALAAGKGGGPRVRVLDGATGAELSNLFAYEEEFRGGVNVAVGDLDGDGLDELIVGSGEGGGPRVRVFDGVGGSMRYEFMAYEESARGGVTVAAADLDGDGTAEVLTGAGVGGGPVIAVFAGPTGAELQRVLAGAEDDRGGADVRAVKDAQLGYFLVTAESDETGSLKRFRQQLTIGEGFLVSLDDPEVFPGELVSDIV
- a CDS encoding RNA polymerase sigma factor — encoded protein: MTDWPAVVGEYGPLVWRTAYRLTGNPADAADCYQQAFLAAVRLAAAGPVRHWGGALRRLATARALDLLRARHRARAAEFTDAPDPRPADPLGDLAAGELAAHLRAALAALDPLPAELFCLVALDGLTNAEAAAALGITANHAGVLLHRTRATLRTRLRAFDPAGEPP